A genomic segment from Mustela lutreola isolate mMusLut2 chromosome 15, mMusLut2.pri, whole genome shotgun sequence encodes:
- the PHB1 gene encoding prohibitin 1 — MAAKVFESIGKFGLALAVAGGVVNSALYNVDAGHRAVIFDRFRGVQDIVVGEGTHFLIPWVQKPIIFDCRSRPRNVPVITGSKDLQNVNITLRILFRPVASQLPRIFTSIGEDYDERVLPSITTEILKSVVARFDAGELITQRELVSRQVSDDLTERAATFGLILDDVSLTHLTFGKEFTEAVEAKQVAQQEAERARFVVEKAEQQKKAAIISAEGDSKAAELIANSLATAGDGLIELRKLEAAEDIAYQLSRSRNITYLPAGQSVLLQLPQ; from the exons ATGGCTGCCAAGGTGTTTGAGTCCATCGGCAAGTTTGGCCTTGCCTTAGCTGTTGCAGGAGGAGTAGTGAACTCTGCCTTGTATAATG TggatgctgggcacagagctgtCATCTTTGACCGGTTCCGTGGAGTCCAGGACATTGTGGTGGGAGAAGGGACTCACTTTCTCATCCCCTGGGTACAGAAGCCTATTATCTTTGATTGCCGCTCTCGACCACGTAATGTGCCAGTGATCACTGGTAGCAAAG ATTTACAGAACGTCAACATCACCCTGCGCATCCTCTTCCGGCCCGTTGCCAGCCAGCTTCCccgcatcttcaccagcattgGGGAGGACTACGATGAGCGCGTGCTGCCGTCCATCACCACGGAGATCCTCAAGTCCGTTGTG GCTCGCTTTGATGCTGGCGAACTGATCACTCAGAGAGAGCTGGTGTCCAGGCAGGTGAGCGATGACCTTACAGAGCGAGCAGCAACCTTCGGGCTCATCCTGGACGACGTGTCCTTG ACGCATCTGACCTTCGGGAAGGAGTTCACAGAAGCGGTGGAAGCCAAACaggtggctcagcaggaagcagaaAGGGCCAGATTTGTGGTGGAAAAG GCTGAGCAGCAGAAGAAGGCGGCCATTATCTCTGCCGAGGGCGACTCCAAGGCCGCCGAGCTGATTGCCAACTCGCTCGCCACTGCAGGCGATGGCCTCATCGAGCTGCGCAAGCTGGAGGCCGCAGAGGACATCGCATACCAGCTCTCGCGCTCCCGAAACATCACCTACCTGCCAGCTGGGCAGTCCGTGCTCCTGCAGCTGCCCCAGTGA